Genomic segment of Coffea arabica cultivar ET-39 chromosome 1e, Coffea Arabica ET-39 HiFi, whole genome shotgun sequence:
TAACGCATTCTATTGTTGGGCCAATTAAGCCTCATGAACGAGACACGAAGGTCATTGTCTCTGAGTAAATTTCCAAATCCAGCTGCCTTTTGAAGCTAGTTCCCAAAACTTGAATGTTTTTAAGTAAGGAACGCATTCGCTATATCCAATgtttagaaatttagaaaaaattatAGTTTTACTCCTTACTGTTTAGTCTCTGTGCAGTTTTAGATCTTGAAGTTTCGGCAAAAAGTAAATCTAGTCGTCAATGTATAGTATATGTACAGTTTTAGTCCCTAAAGTTTTGGCAAGAGCAATCCGATTTTCAATGTCACCAATTTGAAGCATTTTAAGGACCAttgctaaatttttttaaacattaatCAAATCAATCACTTGCGGGTGCAGTCACATATTTGTTGAAAAACTTCTTAAAAGAGAATCAAAGTAATGAGTAATCTTTAACAATAAGAATAATTGGCATGCTAACACATTAGTCACTAATTgctcaagagaaaagaaagacaaTTTCTTAATCTACACTAAAAATTAGgaatcacaattttttttttacttggagACACTAGAGATAGTTAGTGAAAATGAATTCTAGATCGATGAACACTTCGTATATTGAAGTTTTAGTTTAAAAAGTTTCCTTCTTTTTACTGGTTAAATAGTTAACAAATGAGTTCTTAATTTTGTTGCTTAAAGTTAGCTACTATTTTGCttctttattttgaaatttaatttaataggcAATTGACCAGACATGACTAAATTTTGTTAGTAATTGAGATAAAATTCTTCAAATGTCCTAAATCAGCTTTAAATTGAATATAAAGGGGACCAGACTTGCTCTTGCTATAACTTTATGGACTAAAACTGCACATGTACAAAATATTGAGGATCACGATTGCTTTTGTTAAAACTTTATGCCTACTAAAACTGAATATTAAGAATTAAAACAATCATTTtgttcaaaaatgaaaaatttatgaaaaGTGGCATTCAGCAAATGCAACTCTTCTACAATTATGATTGGTCCAATGGTCAAGAGCAGCCGACTCTTCAACTCTTTTAACGCATTCATCATTGTGTACAAAAGCAGCCAACTGGCAAAATAGGTACTACATTGACAATAATGGCGAACTTTTTGGTCTCTGGTTTCTTACGAGACGGAGTAACCACCCCAGCGTCAACCACTTGGCCAATGCATGCTTCAGTGGCCTCCTTCCTTGGACTTACAGTGAAGGTTCGAACCTTACTTGCAATgaaaaaaatcgaaaaattaTGTCATAGTATTCATGTTTCTTTAGACTCCCTTTCCAGCCCTCTCCTTCGATTAGAATAGAAtagattatataaatatatcaTTGTCCCAGTGTCAATCATTGGGGCAATGATTCAGTAGCCACCAGggagggacttaagtccctccttGAGCTGTAGGTGAGGTTTGAACTCTCATCTGCAGCgaaaaaaatcgaaaaattgTGTTATAATACTCTTTTAATTTAATTGAATCTGTATATTCACTAGTTCTGACCATAGCCTTCTTAGATTCCTCCTTTTCCTAGATTAGAATAAAGTAAATTATACAAATGTGTCGTtactgttaaaaaaaaaaaaaaaaaaccaccccAGCAGCGTGGTCATTTGTAAAACCAAGAAAATGCCAAGCAACTTCCATTGCAAAAGCATCCAAATTTCCCATTGAATTGGAGCACCCACGGCACCGCACTGATCGAGGCCCCCTGATGTCTTTTCAAGTATTCTACCGGAACAGCTGATGGCCGCCTCCATTGACCGACAAAATTTGTCACGGCCGACAAAATTTGGTCTAAGCTTTCGTACAGCTATTCTTTATCAAATCATGCAACATATATTTATTTGTAAACCAGACTCTTGGTGCcctctttttccttcaagatCAGGTAACCTCCTCTTCTATTCATAGTTCCTTCATTGTATTATGGATACATTGGCAAGGGGCATATGATGGAATTCATTTTTGTcatatgaattttcaaaattccttaatgaattaaatttaaaatttcacatgttttagttgtttcttggtcttcaataattttttttcaaaattatcccTCTTCAATAATATCTAAGAATCTGGACAAGTAGGATGAGAGATTATGATGTATGCATTTCTAGGGAAGTTCGTTAATTTGCATTTGGATCAAAGtttaaacaagttggataattgataatttattcccGTTGAATCATCTTAGACATCAATTTATGCTGCACTTAGTACTGATCTTAATCACTTACAACCATGATCAGATTATAACCAATTAATGGCTTGACATAATCACTCACAACAACCTTTGCCGGTTCTTTTAGTTGGAGTAAGGCAGCATACGACATGAAATAATTGATTTGTTTCCAACTAGTAGTGGGTGGCAAACTATGATCATATTTTAAGGACTTCGTATATACAGTAAGGTGGTCTGATTTGCaacaaatttattattttagttaCCTACTGACTCATAAAAACAAATACACTAACATTAATACTTTTAGATGGATAAGAAATCACACGAAGattcaaatcagtttcacatcCAACAAAAACAATGACAATTAGTTGGTGTTGACGTTATTTGCCATGTAACAAAATTGATCATGCCTCAAAGGATTTGTTGCACAAATTATGTTGAATGACCCATTGGGTATCGATCTAAACAAAGTCAGAATGTGCAAAAGGAAATATTGATACAACTTAGAACAAATTAGATATGTTGACTCAACAAACATTGACAAAAAATTcctaattttggccaacttgGATATATAAACTTAAGTGGTGATGTGAGGTGAAAAATTAGGGGCAACATGGTGGAACACTGGTCTAGGGGAATTATATGATAATTATAGTTTAGATGGAGTAAATTAATAAGCTCTTGACTTAAACCTGAAGGTGTTTAAATTTCCTTTGGCTTAAAGGCGTTTAAACCCGAAGCTGTTAGTTTTGTTGCAATTATTTACTTTAGAAGAACTTTTTAATATAAGGGCACTGTTGTAAAAGTAACAAGGTAGACAATCCTTTCCTCTCACTCCTCCCAAGTctcaaacaaaaccaaaaaaatcatttcttttcttttcttttttaagttCCCAAACAACATTGAAGGAAACTTGTCTAAATTAATTAGTCAAACATTCTTTatgttcatatatatatatgagtaaaATCCAAGGTTgtgtgaaatttaaaaaatttaataatcaACAGTTCTACAATTTGGACAAAGAATCTCAAGATTTCATTATTGAGAACACAAACCTCACTATCAAGACACTAAGGTGACCATCCGCTACACCTCTCAAAATTTCTACTACACAGGAAGCAAATTAACTGGTTTAAAAAGAGGGGTCTGTTTTTGTTTATTAATTTTCGCTACCTTAATTCCCTAATTGAGGAATGATCTGATAAAAGTTTCACCacctactcttttttttttttttcccccccggAAACGTTAGAAGGTAACAGTTTCACCACCTACTCAGATTGCTACAATTTATGAGttccaattttcttttcatCCAACCACAGTGGTTTAATTTCTTCCACACTTAAGGGCCCCACCAGTGACTAAGTCAGATTGCGCTAAAATTATTTTGAGGTGACCCCACACAATTTGATTAATCGCAATTATACTAATCTGAATCTCACACGTCAACCAACTGGAATCGTTTAATCATCTCTCTCTTGTTCTGACTGGCTTCTATTCTGATTTCTGCCAATTGTTGCTGAAACATTCCTTCCATCTCTGATATCAGAAAACCTTTCGATCCAAGTTCCAATTCCAAGCAAGAAACAATGGCTGACGCTGTTATCAGTGCTACTGTTGAGGTCGTCTTGGGGACACTTATTTCCATTGCTGCGGGCCGCATTGGTATGGTTCGGGAGGTCGAAGCGGAGTTGGAGAGACTAAGCAACACTGCTGCAATGATCCGAGATTTCTTGGCTGATGCTGACGGGAAAATGCATACCCAAGGGGTGCGACAGTGGCTCAAGCAGCTAGAAGATGAGGTTTTTAAAGCTGATACCGTGCTAGACGAGCTCAACTACGACAATCTTCGTCGGGAGGTGAAGTACCGAAATCAACCAATGAAGAAGAAGGTatgcttcttcttctccttctttaaTGCAATTGGCTTTAGTTCCAGCTTGGCTTCAAAGATCCGGGACATCAACACCAACCTAGAAAGGGTCAACCAGCGAGCCAATGAGTTGAGATTGACCAAAAAGCAGCAAAAAGAAGCTGCACTCCCTGCTGATGCCGCTGGTGCCAGACAGACCGACTCTATTGCCGTTCCGAACGTTGTAGGAAGATCCGGCGACGAGTCAAAGATTGTGGACATGTTATCGAGCCCATCTGAAAAGGTTCTTTCTGTTATTCCCATAACAGGCCCGGGAGGTTTGGGAAAGACAACTCTTGCTAAATCAGTCTACAATAATCGAAAATTAGATGGGCACTTTGGCCAAAAAATTTGGGTTTGTGTGGCTAAAGAACACATTAAGATACTGGAGCTGTTCAAGCTCATTTTAGTACAATTGACACAAGACGAAGTTAAAGTGGATGACAGAGAGGTTATCgttaaaaaaattgaagaaaagctcaagggaaaaaaatatttccttgttcttgatgatgtGTGGGATCATGATCAAGGATTGTGGAATGATTATTTCAACACTTTGATGGGACTCAACGAAACCAAAGGAAGCTGGTGTCTTCTCACTACTCGTCTACAACCAGTGGCTAATGCTGTGCCTAGACATTTGCAAATGAATGATGGTCCTTATTCCCTAGGAAAGCTATCAGATGATGCATGCTGGTCCATCATAAAAGGAAAGGTGATAAGTGCAGGCGAAGAAGTACCAGAAGAATTGGAAGCATTGAAGGAGCAAATTTTAAGGAGATGCGATGGCCTACCCTTGGCGGCAAGTTTGATTGGTGGCTTGATGCTTACCAACAGAAGAGAGAAGTGGCACTCCATTGTGCAGGAGAGTCTTTTGAATGAATATCAAAGCCAAATTAATCAAATACTTAAGGTGAGCTTTGATCATTTATCATCTCCATCAGTTAAGAAATGTTTTGCATATTGCTCAATTTTTCCCCAGGATACTCAATTACGAGAAGATGAACTAATTCAGCACTGGGTTGCTAAAGGTTTTGTTCTAAAGAATAATAGAGTGATGGAGGAAACAGGAGGCGAGTATTTGAGGATTTTGTTGCAAAATTCCTTACTGGAAAAAGTCCAAGAGCCGCTGTGGGAAACATATTATTATAAAATGCACGATCTCGTGCATGATTTTGCAAAATCAATTCTCAATCCAGAAAGCAGCAATCAGGATCGCTACCTTGCATTGGACTCTTCTAAAGGTTTGGAAGAAAATACCACAAGGACAATACCAGCATCAATTCGCACGTTATTTCTCCATCTAGAGGGTGGCGTATCTACTGACATGCTTTTAAGATTCAAGTGCTTGAATGTTCTCAGATTGTCCGGCGATGATGTCAAGTTTCTGCCGAGCTCCATTGGCAAACTACCAAGTTTGCGGTTGCTCGACATTAAATCTTCTAGAATCAGAAGTTTGCCGGAATCTCTTTGCAAGCTATATAATCTGCAGACACTAACTGTGAGAGATTATGCACTTGAAGGAGGTTTTCCAAAACGGATGAGCGATTTGATTAGCTTGCGGCATCTAAACTACCACGATGGTGATGCGGAATTGAAAATGCCGGTGCAGATGGGACGATTGACTCGTCTTCAAACTCTGGGGTTTTTTAATGTAAGTCAAGAGAGGGGTCGTGGTATCGAAGAGCTTGGGACCTTGAAATATCTGAAAGGATCGTTGAGGATAAGAAATCTTGGACTAGTGAAGGGCAAAGAAGCAGCTAAACAAGCAAAATTGTTCGAAAAGCCAAATCTGTCTTACTTGGCGTTTAGTTGGGAGAGTGGGGATCGGGCAAGCGATAACCGTGATGAGGATGTGTTGGAAGGTCTCCAACCTCACCCAAATTTGCAAAGGCTGGGAATTGATTCTTTTATGGGTAATAAATTTCCACAATGGCTTATCAATTTGTCAAAATTGGAGGAATTGGTGATAGAAGACTGCCAGAGATGCAGCGAACTCCCCTCATTAGGACAACTGCCATCCCTCAAACGTCTCTATTTGATAAGATTGGACAACATTCGATTTATTGGAGATGAATTCTACGGTATTACTGCtaatgaggaggaggaggaggagggcaGATCACGAGCATCAGGGAGCAGCACTAGAAGGCGAAAATTCTTTCCTGCCCTTGAAGGACTCTGGGTAATACGTATGGGGAATTTGGCAGAGTGGAAAGGTGCAGACCAAGTGAGGTCAACAGTAGGTGAAGCAGAAGCAGACGTCTTTCCCATGCTGATGGATTTTCACATTGTAAGTTGCCCACAACTGACCACTCTTCCATGCTCGTGTAAAAGTCTACACGTGGAGAGTTGCGATAATCTAACAAGTATAAAAATGGGTTACGGCGCTGCTTCTGTTGAGGAGTTGTGGATCGACTCTTGCGACAATCTTAGGGAGCTGCCAGATCTGGATCTGTTTGGATCGAGTTTGCAGCGATTGACCATCGCAAATTGCCCAAGATTAATTGACCATCACTTGAAGGAGGAGATTTCAAGTGATCCGGTGAGATTTTCCTATCTAAAGTTCACACgcatatatatgtgtataaatTTTTTGTATCTGCATCTCATTGACGTATATTTGCTCTTCAGTCTCTTGTACTCTTTTTCTCCATCTCTTTTCTGCAAAGTTATTCTCTGTAATTCTCTTCTTTTGGGCAGACCTTGGTTTCTTTTCAAAGATTAGTTTTAACAAAGCCTGGTTTTGAGCAAATAGGAAGAGACCAAAATTCTGGATTTTCTCTGCATCTCGCCATTGAAAGATTTTGAACATCTTAAAAACTCAACTTGTTACCTTCTATTTGGCCAAGAACGAAATTATTTGCAACGGTGCATACACAGTTAGCCTCTTTGTTTGAATGTGTTAGCAAATGTTTCATTGCATGTGCAATGCTAGATGTACATGGGAGCATTCATCATTTTTCTGTCACCGATATTGCCAGTCTGAATGGACAACATTAAAGCTAATCAAGAAACAACTGTGAAGAAAATTCAAGATGCAATTTGCTATTCTTTGGGACTCTGTGTTCTTATTTCTATATCAGTCTCCTTGAAGTTCAAATATGTTTGTTGATGAACTAGAGTGCTGCAAACCTTCACCCCTCACAATTGGTGATGCATGCTTCATAAGAATGACAATAATATGGGATGGTTGTTTATCATCTTTCAGAAGTTTGAGAAGTTTGTACATCACAATTACCTTGTTTTTTTTGTTCTGTGAGCTGAATTACTATATTGTTACCTTGTCTAGCAGTGACCGAACAAGAAGGCAATAATGGTGCTCAAACATTAGTTTCATGTTGATTCCCATCCTTGCTGAAGAAGGAGAAACCAGAAGGTATGATGGTTCTCAAACATCAGCTTCTCTCCCCAAGAACTCTTTTTAACCTCCGcccaatttattaaaaatacaaGGAAACTAGTGCAAGTTTTTATCAAAGTATGCTTGAGTCATGCAATTTGCCAGAAAACAGGGTGTTTTTTTGTACTTTCATGTACTTTTGAACATTTGTCCTGTGCTATATAGCTTAGTTTTTAATCTTTAAGATTGTACATTTACTAGGTGCTTAACATGTCATTTGATTGTGAAAGAAGCTGGTTTATTCCATTTTCTTGTACTGGTTACTAGACCATACCTTTTCTTTGCATTCCTTAGCTGTCATAACTGAAGTCATACTGAAGTGTAACATTACGATGGTATTTTCCAGAGTCTTAGAAAGCAGACCTCATGTTGTTCGACAAAGACACCACCCTTTGCTGTTGCATTTCTTACAAGAGTGCCAGGGGGCAGAAGTTATTTTCACTGACTAGATAGGTTTGAAGATGAAGTTAGTAATCAATGATGAGAATTTTGCACATCAGAGAGTGCTAGCTTTGACGGAGGCTTCACCAATAGGTAGTTCTCCCCAGGTTTCCCAAACATAAGTTTTTGCTCATCTCCTGCTCGGGGTGTAGAAAGAATGGTAATAATTTAGCTTGTTCATCTTCAGGCAGTTTTCATAGCTTTTTTATCTGCATTCTTGATATATATTTagtaaataaatcaccaaaacattttttttgccctttgGTGTAGCATGCTGATCGCTGAACAAATTGGAAGAGaccaaaattttgggttttctCTGCCTCTCTGAACCACTGAAAGATTTGAACATCTTAAATCTCTTTAACTTCAACTTGTTACATTCTATTTGGCCAATGTCAAAATTACTAGCAATGGTTCATAGCCAATTAGCCTCTTCGTTTGAATGTGCTACAAAATGTTTCATTTGATTTGCAATGCTAGATGTACATGGACatattcttcatttttctgtCACTGATATTGCCAGTCTCAATGGATAACATTTAAGCTAATCGAGAAAcgattttcaaagaaaattcatgACACAATTTGCTGTTCTTTGGGACTCTGTGTTCTTGTTGCCATAAAATTAGACCAGTCTAATTGAACTTCAAATATGTATGTGGAGGAACTAGAGTGCTGTGAACATTCACCCCTTACAATTGATACTGCATGCTTCATATCAatgacaataatttttttttttcatgacaaTAATGTTGGATAGTTGTTTATCATCTTTCACAAGTTTGAAAAGTTTATACGTCACAATTGCCTTGATTTTCTGTTCAGTGAGCTGGATTACTGTATTGTAACCTTGCATATGAGCAATGCAAGGAATGATGGTGCTCAAACATCAGCTTCGTGTTGTTTTCCATTGCTGCTAAAGATGAAGAGCTCAGGAGGTATGTGGTGCACAAAAGTGATAATCCAGCACTTCTCTCCCCGAGAACTCTAAGTTTGCATTCTAATATGCTTAAGTCATGTAATTGGCATGAAAACAGGGTGTTTTGCTGcacttttgtttgtttttgaaTGCTTACCCTGTGCCACATAGCTTATCTTTTGCTCTTGAagatttttatgtttatttggTGCTTAACATGTGTTATGATTGTGAAAGAATCtggttttcaattttcttgcaCTAGTTACCAGTCCATACCTtttctttgctttcataatttgcCATGATTGAAGCTGTTCTGAAATGTAATATTATGATGTTTATTCCAGAGTCTTAGGAAGCAGacctcatgttattggaaaagGACACCACCGTTTGCCGTTGCATTTCTTACTAGAATGCCAAGGGACAGAAGTTATTTGCATTGAGGGTTTGAAGATGAAGGCAGTAGTTATCAATGATGTTAATTTAGCTCATTAGATAGGATTAGCTTTGATGGATGTTTCACAAATAGTTGGTTCTCCCCAGGTTCCTCAAACATAAGTTTTTCGGTTTCTCCTGGTCAGAATGCAGAAAGGAAGGTAATGATTTAACTTGTGTGTCTTCAGGGCAGTTTTTATAGTTTCTGATCTACTTTCTTGATATGTATTTAGTAAATCTATTAccaaaactttttttctttttgttgattTCTGAACTGAAAATGGCTAGTAGCAGGCTTGTAGAGTGTGACatggatgaagaagaaagagaggggAGCATCATCCGAGCATGGAAGCTGATACTGGAGACCTATCAAGATGCGCAGCTGATTATAGTCAAACTGGACTGATGGATGTTTGTGACAGTAGACACAATAAATTGGATAAACAATCAATTTGGAGCAGTGAGAAATGTAGATGCAAGAAGTCTTGAATTGCACAAAGATCCAAGGAAGAGCATATTTTGTGAAGAATTAACACTTTTTAAAATATGGCATTTCATACTTTTGGTGTATCAGAATGTGACAAGTCCTGATAGTAAGTACGTTTTCTTCATCTTTTATAGGGAGTAAAAGTATGTCTAGAGACCATACTTGCAAGATTTCCTACCCTTTTTTAGTTAGACATTTGATAGAGAGAACTTTTCCTCTTCAAATAATCATTTTTATTATCTATGATAGGTGAAATTGCTTATCAATTTTACCTGATACTGCGAAATTGCTTTGGGTTCATAAACAAATCATAACAGTAAAATCTAAATGATGATCTTATTGTTAAAGGTTTTATATAAGAATAGGTACTTAATACAAATGAAACAACGTATATTATTGAAATTTTCATCAGTATTGAGTAAATTAGACAATTGTATTCAATATTGTGGTCGTATTATAATTTTTCTCTTCTCTAATTCGCCTACGCTGCCATTGAAGTTTTAAcaaaaatgtcatacaattctAACAACTAGAGTTGTCAACAATTGAACTTGGTACTGActagtattattatttttttttttttgtcaaagatAACAGTAGCATTATTCTCAAAGATATGTGTAAATTCCATCTTATCTTGCTAATGTCAAGAGCCTAATCTTCAAgacaaaaaatttattaaagccGTTAAATTAAGTATTTGTACtaagatttttattttcctctttctttcaaGTAAGGTGGGGAGAGATGAGCAATCCATAGCATTCTTCAATCTTCGATTTAGAGAATTGGAGTCTTTTCTttaagggtgcgtttgataaaattgaaatttaaaatttgaaatctgaagtctgaaatctaaatccattaactactgaattgttaaatactaaatttgatacatttaaatgtatatcacattaagtgataagtgaataactcatcacttattttttagaaCAAGTTTTGCTTTGGAAATTCATTGCCACTTAATTAATCCAtgtgttttagttttagttatcgAACGCATCTGAACATAATTTAAGTGCtaaattggattatcaaatagAATTCAAGTTTAACAGAATTTCAACTAAAAATCAATAGGTTCATTGAGCTAACATAATttgctaataataataataataataataataataataatttcaaatattattcAGAGAAATGAGACATGAGCCTTTAGTCTTCATTCTCCAGTTGAACTTAGACGTTTTAGACTTTTAGTGGAGCGCTTCTTTCAGGTAAAAATAAATTTCAGTAAAGCATTTAAATAACTATAGAAAACATATTGATTCCTATGCTGTTGAACCTCTCAGTAATTATCGAAGAACCTTTTGCAATGGTATCCTGCCAAGAGATTCATAATCCATGCTATATTGCGTGTTGAAAAtcatacataaaaaaaaacctTGCCCAATCCTACAAAAATCACAATACTGTAGTACATATAATCAGTTAACTTCTGGTTTTCGTGGAGTACAACTGTTTGACCCATTTCTTTAGcccaaaataaaatttataagtAGCAAAAGAAACTGACCATATGATCAAAACAGTAGGGCATAATACACTTTGCCCTCATGTAATTTAACGTTTTTTTTGCATAATCTCCCATATGGTTTCAAAGTTATGCATACCCTTTtcatgatttggatgaaaatgtcaaaataacaGAATTTATATTctagggttaattccactttgtccccccaaactttggacgattacccacttaagtccctaaacttcaaaatgagacacttaagtccctaaacttataaatacctctcacttaaggaaaattgttaacaaatcctgaatgccgttggtggtcgaagtgtcctattttataagggtttagggatttaagtatcccattttataagttcagggacttaagtgggaggtatttataagtttagagacttaagtgtcccattttgaagtttagggacttaagtagataatcgtccaaagtttggggggacaaagtggaattaaccctataTTCTATAATGGAGTCAACTAAAATGTTAACAGTATCTCtatataaagttgaaaattatttattaatcacGGAAgtttatgtatataatttaaaaattataaagggattatatggtaaaacattAAATCATAAAAGAGTTATATaataaaccataaaatcatacgAGGTTAAAGTATCatacatattatatattttggtcattttaatcattttaattttaaacaagagtaattttgacattttcatgGATTCCATTACCAATgatcatttccgtcactttgataCTTTAATTTAGAGTATGAGATGGTAATATATAGCTTTTAAAGCTATAGAGaagttttgtaaaaaaattgCTAAACTACAAGGGGTCAAGTGTATTTTGCCCAAAATAGTAATACTAGATTCAATCTAATGAAATCCTCTATGGATTGAAATTGCAAAAACCCTTTTCCCTTGGCAAGCCGGGACTTTCTTATTTAC
This window contains:
- the LOC113698064 gene encoding putative disease resistance protein RGA4 isoform X1, with amino-acid sequence MADAVISATVEVVLGTLISIAAGRIGMVREVEAELERLSNTAAMIRDFLADADGKMHTQGVRQWLKQLEDEVFKADTVLDELNYDNLRREVKYRNQPMKKKVCFFFSFFNAIGFSSSLASKIRDINTNLERVNQRANELRLTKKQQKEAALPADAAGARQTDSIAVPNVVGRSGDESKIVDMLSSPSEKVLSVIPITGPGGLGKTTLAKSVYNNRKLDGHFGQKIWVCVAKEHIKILELFKLILVQLTQDEVKVDDREVIVKKIEEKLKGKKYFLVLDDVWDHDQGLWNDYFNTLMGLNETKGSWCLLTTRLQPVANAVPRHLQMNDGPYSLGKLSDDACWSIIKGKVISAGEEVPEELEALKEQILRRCDGLPLAASLIGGLMLTNRREKWHSIVQESLLNEYQSQINQILKVSFDHLSSPSVKKCFAYCSIFPQDTQLREDELIQHWVAKGFVLKNNRVMEETGGEYLRILLQNSLLEKVQEPLWETYYYKMHDLVHDFAKSILNPESSNQDRYLALDSSKGLEENTTRTIPASIRTLFLHLEGGVSTDMLLRFKCLNVLRLSGDDVKFLPSSIGKLPSLRLLDIKSSRIRSLPESLCKLYNLQTLTVRDYALEGGFPKRMSDLISLRHLNYHDGDAELKMPVQMGRLTRLQTLGFFNVSQERGRGIEELGTLKYLKGSLRIRNLGLVKGKEAAKQAKLFEKPNLSYLAFSWESGDRASDNRDEDVLEGLQPHPNLQRLGIDSFMGNKFPQWLINLSKLEELVIEDCQRCSELPSLGQLPSLKRLYLIRLDNIRFIGDEFYGITANEEEEEEGRSRASGSSTRRRKFFPALEGLWVIRMGNLAEWKGADQVRSTVGEAEADVFPMLMDFHIVSCPQLTTLPCSCKSLHVESCDNLTSIKMGYGAASVEELWIDSCDNLRELPDLDLFGSSLQRLTIANCPRLIDHHLKEEISSDPQ
- the LOC113698064 gene encoding putative disease resistance protein RGA4 isoform X2; translated protein: MADAVISATVEVVLGTLISIAAGRIGMVREVEAELERLSNTAAMIRDFLADADGKMHTQGVRQWLKQLEDEVFKADTVLDELNYDNLRREVKYRNQPMKKKVCFFFSFFNAIGFSSSLASKIRDINTNLERVNQRANELRLTKKQQKEAALPADAAGARQTDSIAVPNVVGRSGDESKIVDMLSSPSEKVLSVIPITGPGGLGKTTLAKSVYNNRKLDGHFGQKIWVCVAKEHIKILELFKLILVQLTQDEVKVDDREVIVKKIEEKLKGKKYFLVLDDVWDHDQGLWNDYFNTLMGLNETKGSWCLLTTRLQPVANAVPRHLQMNDGPYSLGKLSDDACWSIIKGKVISAGEEVPEELEALKEQILRRCDGLPLAASLIGGLMLTNRREKWHSIVQESLLNEYQSQINQILKVSFDHLSSPSVKKCFAYCSIFPQDTQLREDELIQHWVAKGFVLKNNRVMEETGGEYLRILLQNSLLEKVQEPLWETYYYKMHDLVHDFAKSILNPESSNQDRYLALDSSKGLEENTTRTIPASIRTLFLHLEGGVSTDMLLRFKCLNVLRLSGDDVKFLPSSIGKLPSLRLLDIKSSRIRSLPESLCKLYNLQTLTVRDYALEGGFPKRMSDLISLRHLNYHDGDAELKMPVQMGRLTRLQTLGFFNVSQERGRGIEELGTLKYLKGSLRIRNLGLVKGKEAAKQAKLFEKPNLSYLAFSWESGDRASDNRDEDVLEGLQPHPNLQRLGIDSFMGNKFPQWLINLSKLEELVIEDCQRCSELPSLGQLPSLKRLYLIRLDNIRFIGDEFYGITANEEEEEEGRSRASGSSTRRRKFFPALEGLWVIRMGNLAEWKGADQVRSTVGEAEADVFPMLMDFHIVSCPQLTTLPCSCKSLHVESCDNLTSIKMGYGAASVEELWIDSCDNLRELPDLDLFGSSLQRLTIANCPRLIDHHLKEEISSDP